GATCTGATACGGCGGCTGCGCGAGCGCGGCGCTTCTGTGCGGGTGGTGATGACCTCGGCAGCGCAGGAATTCGTCACCACGCTGTCGGTCGGCGCGCTTTCGGCCGACCACGTCTTTACCGACCTGTTCGACCGCAAGGACGAGCACGATGTCGGCCATATCAGGCTGTCGCGCGAGGCCGACCTGCTGGTCGTGGCGCCGGCCACCGCCGACCTGATGGCGAAGCTTGCCAACGGCCATGCCAATGACCTTGCCTCGACGGTGCTGCTGGCCACCGACAAGAAGGTGCTGATGGCCCCTGCAATGAACCCGAAGATGTGGGCGCACGCCGCTACACGCCGCAACCGGGCGACGCTGCAGAAGGATGGCATCGCCTTTATCGGCCCCGCCAAAGGCGAGATGGCCGAAAGCAACGAAGCGGGCGAGGGCCGCATGGCCGAACCGCTGGAGATCGTCGCCGCGATCGAGACGATGCTTGACGAGAAGCCGAAGCCGCTTGCCGGCCGCAGGATCATCGTCACCTCCGGGCCGACGCATGAGCCGATCGATCCGGTGCGTTACATCGCCAACCGCTCTTCGGGCAAGCAGGGCCATGCCATCGCGGCCGCGCTGGCAAAGCTCGGCGCCGATGTGCGGCTCGTTTCCGGTCCGGTCACCATTGCCGATCCGGCCGGCGTCGCGACCACCCATGTCGAAACGGGCGCCCAGATGAAGGAAGCGGTCGAGAGCCTGCTGCCGGCGGATGCCGCTGTCTTTGTCGCGGCGGTCGCCGACTGGCGCACGGCCAACGCCGCCGGCGAGAAGATCAAGAAGGTGGCGGGCGAGGGGCCGCCTGCGCTGCAGATGGTCGAGAACCCGGACATCCTGGCCGGCATCGGCCATCATGCGCAGAGGCCTGGCCTTGTCGTCGGCTTCGCTGCCGAAACGCAGGATCTCATCGCAAATGCCGAGGCCAAGCTCAAGAAAAAGGGCGCCGACTTCATCGTCGCCAACGACGTCTCGCATGAAAGCGGCATCGGCCCATCGGGCGTGATGGGCGGCGACCGCAACAAGGTGCGCATCGTCTCCAGGGCCGGCGTTGAGGAGTGGCCGGAGATGGGCAAGGACGAGGTGGCGGCGCGGCTTGCCGCGCTGATTGCGGAGCGGCTGCAGACCGTCGTGGTGTGAGGCCGAAACCGGCGCTTCGGTCGCCGGCCCTCGACGTCACTCCGCGGCGATGCCGGGAAGGCTCGTGTTCGCGGCGAGCCCGGCCTCGATCGACTCGGCGATGATCTTCAGGCCGAGGTCCAGCTCTTCATCGGAAATCGTCAGCGGCGGCGCGATGCGGAAGACGCCGCCCATGCCGGGAAGCTTCACGATGTTCATGCTGAGACCGCGCCGGAACGCCTCAGCCGCGATCGCGGCGCCAAGCTGATGGTCGGGGACAGGGTCCTTGCGGTCCTTGACGATCTCGACGCCGAGCAGGAGACCGCGGCCGCGCACGTCGCCGACGCATTCATAGCGCTGCTTCAGGCTGGACAGGCCGGCGGACAGTTTCGCTCCCATGTTGCGCGCCCGTTCGACGAGCTTTTCTTCTTCCACCACATCGAGCACCGCCAGGCCCACGGCCGCCGGCAGCGGATCGGAGACATGCGTGGTGTAGAAGAGAAAACCTTTCGCATGCGCTTCCTCCTCGATCTCGGCCGTCGTCATGACGGCCGAAAGCGGAAGGCCGGCGCCGATCGTCTTGGAAAGCGTCAGGATATCCGGCGTAACGCCGTCCCTCTGGAAGGCGAACATATGTCCGGTGCGGCCGATGCCTGTCTGCGCTTCGTCCAGGATCAGCAGCATGCCGCGCTCGCGGCACTTCTGCTGGAGAGCCGCCAGGTAGCCTTGCGGCAGCTCCAATATGCCGCCGCTCGACAGGATCGGTTCGGCGACGAAGGCCGCCAGGCTGCCCGTCGATTGGCTGTCGACCAGATCGAAAGCATCGTCGAGCTCGGTCTGCCAATCCAGCGAGCCGTCGGCATGCTTGAAACGCGGCCGAAAACTGTTCGGCGCCGGGATCGCGAGCGAGCCGACCGCGGCAGGTCCATAGCCCTTGCGGCCGGCGCTGTAGGTTGCTGACGCTGCCACGCCGGTCATGCCGTGCCAGCTCTTCGAAAAGGCGACGATCTCGTGCTTGCCGGTCACCAGCTTGGCCATGCGGATCGCGGCTTCGTTCGATTCCGCTCCGGTCGACAAAAGCAGAACCCGGTCGAGCCCTGGCGCCAGCGCCGCCAGGCGCACGGCAAGCTCGACCACGGGACGGGAGAGCATGCCGCTGAACAGATGCGCGACCTGACCGACCTGGCGGCTCACCGTTGAGACGATCCTGGGGTGAGAATGCCCGAGCAGCGCGCTCATCTGCCCGGAGGTGAAATCGAGGATGGGCTTGTCATCCGCATCGTAGACGAAGGATCCCGCGGCGCGCTCGATGATTGCCGGCTCGAAGCTGCCGCCATAGCGTATCAGATGCTTTTGCGCCGCATTCCAGAACCCGCGATCCTGGTTTTTTGACATGGTTCCAGCTCCACCAAAGCGACCAGATGACTAGATAGCACTTGGCGCGGGTGCAGTAAAATTGATAGTAATCGGATCCGGATATCAATGGATTTGATATGCAGGCTCCACTCGATCTCAAGCTCCTGTCGACATTCGTGCGCGCGGCGCATTCCGGCACGCTGAGCGCCGTGGCGGTGCAGGTCGGGCGCACGCAATCGGCCGTGACCATGCAGATCCAGCGATTGGAAGAAGCGCTTGGCCAGAGCCTTTTTCATCGCAGCGGCAGCGGCGTGCGGCTGACCGGCAGCGGCGAACGTTTTCTGGCCTATGCCGAGCGCATCCTCAGAATCCATGACGAGGCGATCTCGGCCTTTTCCGACCAGGGCCTGCATGGGTCGATCATCTTCGGCAGCCCCGAAGACTATCTGAGCGCGTTCTTCCCGGCGCTCTTGAAGAGTTTCGGCACAATGTATCCCGATGTCGAGATCAAGGTGGTCTCGGCGCCGACGGTCGAACTGCGCACGCTCATCAATGCGCGTCAGGTCGATCTGGCGCTCGTTTCCACACCCAATCCAGGCGATGCGCCGGATGTCGTGCGCAGGGAATCGCTGGTCTGGGTCGGCAGCCGGCCAACCCTGGAACTCTACGATTTCGGCGACACCGTCCCACTCGCCCTGGCTGCGTCGAACGCGATCGACCACAAGGGGGCCTGCGAGGCCATGACCCGCGCCGGCCTGCGCTACAAGATAGCCTATGCCTCCAACAGCCTTGCCGGGCTGATCGCCGTTGCGCGGTCAGGGCTGGCGATCAGCGTGATGGCGGAGGGGGCGGTGCCGCCCGATCTCCATATTCTCGGCGCTCCGCTTCCTCCGCTGCCCGGGCTCGGTATCGTGATCATTTTCGCCGATGCGGAACGATCGCCCGCGGCCACGGCCTTTGCCGATCACATCCGCAAGGTTCTGCCGTCGCTTTGAGGGTCTGCCGCCTCGCAGCTCTCGATAAGCTCGTGGTCTGGAACGTCAGCCCGTGGCCATTTGCGGCCGGTTCGCCGTCAACGACATCCTGAGCGCGGCCAGGCACCCGACGATCCCGAGCGGCACGAAAGCCAGGAACAGCCAGCCGGCGACGATCGCGGCCGCCTCGCGACTCAGGCCATCGGAGAACCCACAGGCATTAGCGATAATGCCGGCAAGGGCGGCGCCTACCGCATAGCCGATGCGCTGCATCGTCGGCACGGCGGCCGAGGCGATGGTCTGTTCGCCCTCGCGCGCCGAGGCGACGATCACGCGCGTCAGGAACGGCCAGGCGACGCCGAAGCCGCCGCCCTGCAGAAGGGCGCAAAGCAGGATCAGCGGGATCGAGCCGGTCGGGATCGTGTAGGCGAAGCCGGCAATGCCGCAGGCGATCATCAGCGCGCCGACGACGATGATCGACCGCTCGCGATGCAGCGGCGCATTGGCGACGAGGATCGACAGGATCGACCAGGCAATCGATTCGGCGGCGATGATATAGCCTGTCGTCAGGATCGGGATGCCGTGCAGCGTGGTCAGCAGCAACGGCCCGTAAATGGCGAAGGTGCAGGTCGCCACGGAGGAGGCGGCCACCATGGTCATGCCGCTGCCGAGCGCGGAATTCCAGGAAAAAAGTTGCGAGGGAAACAGGCGCGAGCGCGGCTTCAGCGCATCGACGCGGAAGAACAGCGCGAGGCCGGCCAGGCCGAGCAGTATGAGCAGCGACGAGCGCAGCAAGGCGATGTCGACGCCAGCGGCGGCGATCAGCACGACGCTGACGGCAAGGCATCCGAGCGCCAGGAAGGGAAAGGCGGGCGTCGGGCCGGCGCCGGCCTGCGGCCGCTTCGCCTGCGGCGTGCCAAGCACGGCGAAGCTTGCGAGCGCCATGGCCGCACCGCCAAACGTGAAGACACCGAAGGCCCAGCGCCAGGACAGGAAATCGACCATGATTGCGCCGAGCATCGGGCCACTGAAGGCGGCGACACCCCAAATCGCCGAGATGATGCCGAAAAGCTGCGGCCAGATATTGCGCGGGAACAGGCGCTCGACCGAGACGAAGGCGAGCGAGACGAGCGCACCACCGCCCAGGCCCTCGACCAGCCGCCCGGCCAGGAAGACCGGCATCGATGGCGCGGTGGCGCAGACCAGCGCGCCAGCGGCATAAAGAAGGGCTGCGGCTATCATGTTGGTGCGCAGGGCGACGAAGCTGACCAGCCGGCCGGCGGCGGCACCCGCGACGATGGCGCCGAGTTCGTATACGGCCAGCGACCAGCCGACGAACTGCACGCCGGCAATATCGCCGACCATCGCCGGCATGACCGTCGCGATCATCGTCTCATTGGTGGCATGGAGCAGGATGCCGAGGCTGATGAAGCAGAAGCGTGCCAAGTCGCCATTTGCCCACAGCGCGGGCCAATCTATCTTGTCGCCACCTGCCTTGTTGCCGCTTGCTGCCGTCACGTCGATCTCCTGCTTGCGATCCGCAGCCTCATCCGCATTGCGAATGGGCGCCAGGTCCAGTTCGGCAGGGCTTGTAGAACCTCAAGCGCGGTTGAGCTCAAGAGGCTTTTTCGCTTGTCGTGGAAGGAAGGCTCCACCGGCCCTGGTGGTCAGTCAGTTCGCTGTGCTGCGCAGCTGGAACTGGCTGACGCCGATGGCGATGTTGAGACCGGTCTGGGTCTGGACGCTGAGCGGCTGCAGAGTGAAGGCGTTGCCGGTGCCGCCGACCAGGAGATTGGCGCCGGCGCCGACCGCGGCGGTCACTTCGGCGCTGGCGCCGACATAGTCGCCGGCAAGCGCACCCGGGGCGTAGATGTTGTTCATCGGCGTCAGCACCAGCCAGCGCATCACGCTCTGGCTGGTCGTGCCGATGTCGAGACCATACTTGTTGACGGCGCCGAAATAGGCTTCCGGCGCGAAGGTCTTGTCGGCCGGCATGAAGGTGCAGCTCAGATCCTTGCTTGAGCCGAAGACGAAGCCGCTGCCGCCGCCGATGGCGCAATCCAAGACGCCGAGCTCAACGCCGCCGGTCTCCGCTCGGGCCTGCCCGGCCAGTGCAACGATCGCCATCGCGGCTGCGGCGATGATCCTCGACATATGTCCCCCCTCTTCTTTTTGACGCAATTCCGGACGGAAAACCGTGTCTCACTTTTCCTGGAATTGCTCAAAAGCATGCGGCCCGGAACGGCTACAATGTCCTGTTCCGGGCCGCGCGTATAGGCGGATGTCGTTAGCGGCTGAGCGCCTATTTGTAGGAGTGGACGAGGTCCAGCGACGCCACCGCGACGGCCAGGTTGACGCCGGTCTGCGCCTGCACGCTGAGCGGCTCCAGCATGAAGGCGCCGTCGAGGCCGCCGACCAGGAGATTGGCGCCGCCGCCGGTCACGACGGAAGCCTCGGCGTTGACGCCGTAATAGCTGCCGGCGAGGTCGCCCGCCTCATGATGGCGCGTGGCGCCGAGCACCGCCCAGACCAGCTGGCCCTGATGCGTCTGGCCGATGTCGACGCCGAGCTTGGAGATCATGCCGGTGTACTGCTCGGCCGGATCGTGATGATAGGGACGGAAGGTGCAGGACACGCCCTTGTTGGACGTGATGACATAGCCGACGCCGCCGTCGATCGTGCAATCGAGCGTGCCGAGCCGGAGCGTGCCGGCGCTGACTGGGGAAGCGAGGACCGTGGCGGCAAGCGCGGCAGCGGCACAGGCAAGGGATTTGATCATTGGAAAGGTCCTTTCGCGAAAATCTTGGCCCCGGCTTAAACGGTCGAGGTGCAAGGAGCGTTCCGCCGAAAACTTGGCGCGAACATGGCAAAGGTTAACGCACTGCCCTGGGCGGTTAACGGATCGCTATCGGCGTCGCCACGGCGCAACACTGCGGCCGCCGGCGGCGACCGCGCCTGGCGCGAGATGCCCTTCCGTTACAGGCTTCAGCTGGCGTTGCCGCCGGTGCGCGACAGGCCGTCCTTGGCCGGCTGGTAGTTCGGGTCGAGGTGGATCGCCTCGCGGTAGGACTTGGCGGCCCTGACCTTGTCGCCACGGCGCTCGTAGATCAGCGCCTGGTTGGCCCAGGCCTCGGCATTCTTGCCGTCGAGCTTGATGGCCATGTTGAAGTCGGAGAAGGCGTTGTCCTCGTCGCCTGTCGCAAGATAGGAGAGGCCGCGGCCGTTGTAGGGCTCGGCGGCGTCCGGCGCCAGCGAGATGGCGGTCGAGAAGTCCTCGATGGCGAATTTGTGCTGGCCCTGGCTCTGATAGATCAGACCGCGATTGTGGTAGGCGCGCGCATCCGTGGTGTCGAGCTGGATCGCCTTCTGGAAGTCGTTGAAGGCATCCTGGGTGCGGCCCGCCTTACGGTAGAGATTGCCGCGGCCGATATAGGCGGCATCGTAGTTGGCGTTGATCTGGATCGAGCGGTTGTAGTCGGCCAGAGCGGCTTCCTGATTGCCGAGGAAACGCTGAATCAGCGCGCGATTCGAGTAGGCCTGGTAGAAGTTCGGATTGAGCTGGATGGCCTGGTTGAAGTCCTTGAGCGCCGCCTGGTACTGGCCGCCGCGGCCATAGGCCGAGCCGCGCACATTATAGCCCTCGGGATCCTGCGGATTGCGCTGAATGACCGCCGAGAGCGAGGAGATGTTCTCGCTTGAGCCTTGCGCCTTGTCGATCGAGTTGAACTCACCTGTCGGGGCCGTCTGGCATGCTGCAAGCATCAGACCCGAAAGCAGGGCCGCCGTCAGGGCGAAGCCGCGAAAACCGGTTCCACGCTCCACGGTAATAGCGTTCATCTTTGTCCTCACTGCCGCAGCGCCGTCAGTCCGTTCCCTCTCCGACCGGCTCGAATCTATAAACAAAAAGGTGGCGGCGATTCCGCATCGCGCCACCTTCGGTATCCTTCGAAAAGGACGAAAAATAGGCGTTATGAGCGCGGCGAACGCGGCGCGCCACCAGCACCGGCCGGAGCCGGACGCGGGGTCATCGGCAGCAGGCCTTCGCGCTGGGCGCGCTTGCGGGCCAGCTTGCGGGCGCGGCGCACGGCTTCCGCCTTCTCGCGGGCACGCTTCTCGGACGGCTTCTCGTAGTGACCGCGCATCTTCATTTCACGGAAGATACCTTCGCGCTGCATTTTCTTCTTCAGCGCGCGAAGCGCCTGATCAACGTTGTTGTCGCGGACGAGTACCTGCACGGGCAATCCTGTCTTCGGGTTTGAAATCGTTAGGCAATCGGCAATAGCCGAGATGCCTCCGCGGCGAGTTGCACCGCGAATTGTGGCGGCTGATAGCAGAATCAGGCCGGGATGTCCACCGCTGATTGCGGGAAAGCGCGATCAAAAACCGGAGCAGTGCGCTAGGCCGCGATTCAATCTTCCACCGCCGCCAGATGGAGGCGTGCGAAATCCTCGAAAAACTCGCCGTAATCGCAGGTGATTTCCTCGCCGGCGGCGATGTCGCGAATGGCGGTGGCGCCGCCATATTGCGAGAAATCCGTGTTCGGCCGCTCGGAGTGGTTCATGAAGCGGCCATTGTCGACCTCATAGACCATGAAGCCGGGCTTGTCCGGGCTCGGATAGGCATAGCGGTCGAGCAGTTCCCTCAGATGAGGGGATGCCGCTTCATATTTTTCCATCGGAATCAGGCGGTCGAAATCGGGATCGAGCCGCCAGATCGAAGCACCTTTGCGGATCGGCTCGGCAGCGAAGACACCGACGCCCTCGATGGCGCTCTGCGCAACATAGGTCCTGATCAGCAGCATCGTTCCGGTCCGATTTCGACGGGAAACGAAAATCGTCAAAACGGGCCGAAATGCAAGGCCGTATCGCGATATTTCAGCGGATGAGTGTGCCCGCCGTCCGCCTCACGGATCACGTCCGGTTGATCGAAGCGTCCGGCTTCGGCCGCGGCAAAGGCTGCTGTTGCCCCTACTGCCGCAACAGCCAGCCCAGCCGGTCCAGGGAGAAGGCGTAGGTGAGGGCGATCAGCAGGGCCATGACGATGCCCGCGGCCGCATGACCGACCAGATAGAATCCGGCGGCGCCGCCGAACAGGATGACGAGTTCCAGCGCCAACCGCGCCGCGCCCGGCACAGGAACCGGCGCGCGGCCTGACCGGCTTGGGTCGTCAGGAACCGCGAAGGTTCCCCACAGTGCAGCCGCAACAAGCGGCAAGGCCAAGGCGAAGAGCCAGCGCCACCATCCTTCGGACAGGCTCCAGCCTGCCATGCCGAGCCCGAGCAGCGCAGCAAGTTCCAGCAGAAAGCGCAGGGTCAGATTCCACCAGGCGTTGCCCATATTGATCCTGTAGGTCTCGGAGCAGCCGGTATGGCCGATCGCGGCCGCGGCTACCAGCCCGGACGCCATCCTTTCGGCATGGCGCAAAGCGGCAAGCGCCGTCGCAAACAGCGCAAGGATGACATCGCGGTTTCGCTAGTGATACTCCTCGCGTGACGGGCGGACGACATCCGCGATTTTTGGCGCGAGGCTATAACGTGAAGAAATATTCGGTATTCGCCATCGCCCGCGAGGCGATGCGCGGCCACAAGGGCTGGAAAGAGCAGTGGACCTCGCCCGAGCCGAAGAAGGAATACGACGTCATCATCGTCGGCGCCGGCGGGCACGGCCTGGCGACGGCCTATTACCTGGCGAGCGAGCACGGCATCACCAACATCGCGGTGCTGGAAAAGGGCTGGCTCGGCGGCGGCAACACTGGTCGCAACACCACAATCATCCGCTCCAACTATCTCTATGATGAAAGCGCCGGCATCTACGACCGTGCGCTGAAGCTGTGGGATGGATTGAGCCAAGAGCTCAACTACAACGTCATGTATTCGGCGCGCGGCGTCATGATGCTGGCGCACAACGTGCATGACGTGCAGGTGTTCAAGCGCCATATCCACGCCAACCGCCTCAACGGCATCGACAATGAATGGCTGACGCCGGAAGAGGCGAAGGCATTCTGCCCGCCGCTCAACATCTCCAAGGAAGCGCGCTATCCGGTAATGGGCGCCGCGTTGCAGCGGCGCGGCGGCACGGCGCGCCATGACGCGGTGGCGTGGGGCTATGCGCGCGGCGCTTCGGCGCGCGGCGTGCACATCATCCAGAACTGCGAGGTCACGGGCATCAAGCGGGCGGCGAACGGCGCTGTCAGCGGCGTGGAGACGACGCGCGGCTTCATCGGCGCCAAGAAGGTCGGCGTGGTGGCGGCCGGCCATTCCTCGGTCATCATGAACATGGCCGGCGTGCGCATGCCGCTCGAAAGCTATCCGCTGCAAGCGCTGGTGTCGGAGCCGGTCAAGCCGGTGGTGCCCTGCGTGGTGATGTCCAACACCGTGCATGCCTATATCTCCCAGTCCGACAAGGGCGAGCTCGTCATCGGCGCCGGCACCGACCAGTATGTCTCCTATTCGCAGACCGGCGGCCTGCACATATTGCAGCACACGCTGGACGCCATCTGCGAGATGTTCCCGATCTTCACCCGCATGAAGATGCTGCGCTCCTGGGGCGGCATCGTCGACGTCACGCCCGACCGCTCGCCGATCCTGGCGAAAACACCGGTCAAGGGGCTTTACGTCAATTGCGGCTGGGGCACCGGCGGCTTCAAGGCGACGCCCGGCTCGGGCAATGTCTTCGCGCACACGATCGCGAAGGACGAGCCGCACCCGATCAACGCGCCTTTCACCCTCGAGCGCTTCCGCACCGGACGCCTCATCGACGAGGCCGCGGCGGCGGCGGTGGCGCACTGATGATGGCTCAGTCGCATTGCGATCAACAGGCCGACGCGCGCGTCGGTCACGGCAAGTTTTAGGATCACCCAGATGCTTCTCATCCGCTGTCCCTATTGCGAGGAAGAGCGCCCGGAACTCGAGTTCCGCAATGCCGGCGAGGCGCATATCGCGCGCCCGACGAACATTGCCGCCGAGAGCGACGACGATTTCGAGAAATTCTTCTTCATCCGCGCGAACCCGAAGGGCGTCATCTATGAGCGCTGGCGCCACATCCATGGCTGCGCGCGCTTCTTCAACGCCGTGCGCGACACCGTCACCGACAAGTTCGTCATGACCTACAAGGCCGGCGAGCCGAAGCCCGCGAAGCTGCCCGGAGCCGCGAAATGAACGCCATGTTCCGCATTTCCGGCGCCGGTCGCCTCAGCCAGGCGAAGACCGCCTCCTTCAGTTTCGACGACAAGTCCTATGTCGGCATCGAGGGCGACACGCTCGCCTCGGCGCTGCTCGCCAACGGCGTGCATCTGGTCGGGCGATCGTTCAAATACCATCGGCCCCGCGGCGTCCTGTCGGCCGGCGCGGAAGAGCCGAACGCGCTGGTGCAGATCGTGCGGGACGATGCTCGCAAGACGCCGAATGTGCGCGCCACTGTCCAGGAGCTCTATGACGGGCTGACCGCCCATTCGCAGAACCGCTGGCCGTCGCTTTCCTTCGACGTCGGCGCCGTCAATGACATCGCCTCGCCGCTATTTTCGGCCGGCTTCTACTACAAGACCTTCATGTGGCCGAAGGCCGCTTGGAAGAGCCTTTACGAGCCGAAGATCCGCGCCGCGGCCGGCCTTGGCGTTTCTCCGGACAAGCCGGACCCGGACCACTATGCCGCGCGCTACGCGCATTGCGAGGTGCTGGTGTTGGGCGGGGGCGCTGCCGGCATTGCAGCTGCCCTTGCCGCCGCCGAAACGGGCGTGCGGGTGATCCTCGCCGACGAGCAGGCCGAATTCGGCGGCAGCCTGCGCTTCGAGAGCGGCGCCAAAATCGAGGGCGAGAATGGCTATGCCTGGGCGCAAGCCGCGATCGCCAGGCTCAAGGCGATGGACAATGTGCGGGTGCTCTCCCGCACCACGGCTTTCGGCTATTACGCGCAAAACTTCGTCGGCTTGGTAGAGCGGGTCAGTGATCACCTGAAGAATCCCGGCCACGACCTGGCGCGCGAACGCCTGTGGCAGGTGCGCGCCAATCGCGTCGTCATCGCCACCGGCGCCATCGAGCGCCATATGGTGTTCGCCAACAACGACCGTCCGGGCGTCATGCTGGCTTCGGCGGCGCGCACCTATCTCAACCACTATGGCGTCGCGGTGGGCAGGAATGTCGGCGTCTATACGGCCAATGATTCCGCTTACGCTGCGGCGATCGATCTCAAAAAGGCCGGCGTCAACATCGCGGCCATCGTCGACCTGCGCGACAATCCGTCGGGGCCGGTGATCGACGAGGCGAGGGCGCTCGGCATCGAGATCAATTTCGGCCGCGCGGTGGTGAGCGCCGGCGGCAAATTGCGCGTGTCGTCCATGACCGTGCAGCCGAAGAATGGCGGCGGCGGACGCACCATCCCGGTCGACGCGATCCTGATGTCGGCCGGCTGGACGCCGTCGGTGCATCTGTTCTCGCAGTCGCGCGGCAAGGTCGCCTTCAACGACGAGACCAAGCGCTTCGTGCCCGGCACCTACGCGCAGGATTGCGTCTCGGTCGGCGCCTGCAACGGCACGGACGGGCTGGACGCGACGGTAGACGAGGCCTATGCGGCCGGCGCCAAGGCGGCGAAGGAAGCCGGCGGCAAGGCCGGAAAAGGCGCCAAGCCAAAGGTCGATGCCGGCGAGAGCTGGTCGCGCGGCATGCTGGGCGCTGCCCCCGGCGCCGGGCAAGGCACCACGGTCAAGGCCTTCGTCGATTTCCAGAACGACGTCACCGCCAAGGACATCCGCCAGGCGGTGCATGAAGGCATGCGCTCCATCGAGCACGTCAAGCGCTTCACCACTAATGGCATGGCGACCGACCAGGGCAAGACGTCCAACATGCATGGCCTGGCGA
This region of Mesorhizobium sp. M2A.F.Ca.ET.046.03.2.1 genomic DNA includes:
- a CDS encoding sarcosine oxidase subunit alpha codes for the protein MNAMFRISGAGRLSQAKTASFSFDDKSYVGIEGDTLASALLANGVHLVGRSFKYHRPRGVLSAGAEEPNALVQIVRDDARKTPNVRATVQELYDGLTAHSQNRWPSLSFDVGAVNDIASPLFSAGFYYKTFMWPKAAWKSLYEPKIRAAAGLGVSPDKPDPDHYAARYAHCEVLVLGGGAAGIAAALAAAETGVRVILADEQAEFGGSLRFESGAKIEGENGYAWAQAAIARLKAMDNVRVLSRTTAFGYYAQNFVGLVERVSDHLKNPGHDLARERLWQVRANRVVIATGAIERHMVFANNDRPGVMLASAARTYLNHYGVAVGRNVGVYTANDSAYAAAIDLKKAGVNIAAIVDLRDNPSGPVIDEARALGIEINFGRAVVSAGGKLRVSSMTVQPKNGGGGRTIPVDAILMSAGWTPSVHLFSQSRGKVAFNDETKRFVPGTYAQDCVSVGACNGTDGLDATVDEAYAAGAKAAKEAGGKAGKGAKPKVDAGESWSRGMLGAAPGAGQGTTVKAFVDFQNDVTAKDIRQAVHEGMRSIEHVKRFTTNGMATDQGKTSNMHGLAIAAEELGKPIPQVGLTTFRAPYTPVTFGSIVGHARGALFDPTRRTATHCWAVRQGAVFEDVGHWKRAWYFPKAGEDMHAAVNRECVTVRKVGGLFDASTLGKIEVVGSDAAKFMELLYTNPWEKLETGRCRYGIMLREDGFIYDDGVVGRLAPDRFHVTTTTGGAPRVMNHMEDYLQTEFPHLNVWLTSITEQWAVIAVQGPKSRDIIAPLVEGIDMSDEAMPHMSVREGKICGVPTRLFRMSFTGERGFEVNVPADYGEAVWEALWAEGQKHGATAYGTETMHVLRAEKGYIIVGQDTDGTVTPNDAGLDWAVGKKKTDFVGIRGLTRPDLVAKGRKQLVGLKTKDPKVVLEEGAQIVADPKQPIPMKMIGHVTSSYWSENCGRSIALALVAGGRDRMVETLYVPMPNGTIEVEVTGMVFVDEKGERLNG
- a CDS encoding sarcosine oxidase subunit beta, which gives rise to MKKYSVFAIAREAMRGHKGWKEQWTSPEPKKEYDVIIVGAGGHGLATAYYLASEHGITNIAVLEKGWLGGGNTGRNTTIIRSNYLYDESAGIYDRALKLWDGLSQELNYNVMYSARGVMMLAHNVHDVQVFKRHIHANRLNGIDNEWLTPEEAKAFCPPLNISKEARYPVMGAALQRRGGTARHDAVAWGYARGASARGVHIIQNCEVTGIKRAANGAVSGVETTRGFIGAKKVGVVAAGHSSVIMNMAGVRMPLESYPLQALVSEPVKPVVPCVVMSNTVHAYISQSDKGELVIGAGTDQYVSYSQTGGLHILQHTLDAICEMFPIFTRMKMLRSWGGIVDVTPDRSPILAKTPVKGLYVNCGWGTGGFKATPGSGNVFAHTIAKDEPHPINAPFTLERFRTGRLIDEAAAAAVAH
- a CDS encoding sarcosine oxidase subunit delta, with product MLLIRCPYCEEERPELEFRNAGEAHIARPTNIAAESDDDFEKFFFIRANPKGVIYERWRHIHGCARFFNAVRDTVTDKFVMTYKAGEPKPAKLPGAAK